The following proteins are co-located in the Peromyscus maniculatus bairdii isolate BWxNUB_F1_BW_parent chromosome 23, HU_Pman_BW_mat_3.1, whole genome shotgun sequence genome:
- the Tpst2 gene encoding protein-tyrosine sulfotransferase 2 isoform X2, giving the protein MRRAPCLGLGPWLGMRLTVRKVLLAAGCALALVLALQLGQQVLECRAVLGGARNPRRMRPEQEELVMLGADQVEYRYGKAMPLIFVGGVPRSGTTLMRAMLDAHPEVRCGEETRIIPRVLAMRQAWSKSGREKLRLDEAGVTDEVLDAAMQAFILEVIAKHGEPARVLCNKDPFTLKSSVYLARLFPNSKFLLMVRDGRASVHSMITRKVTIAGFDLSSYRDCLTKWNKAIEVMYAQCMEVGRDKCLPVYYEQLVLHPRRSLKRILDFLGIPWSDTVLHHEDLIGKPGGVSLSKIERSTDQVIKPVNLEALSKWTGHIPGDVVRDMAQIAPMLARLGYDPYANPPNYGNPDPIVINNTHRVLKGDYKTPANLKGYFQVNQNSTSPHLGSS; this is encoded by the exons ATGAGGCGGGCCCCCTGCCTGGGCCTGGGCCCCTGGCTGGGCATGCGCCTGACGGTGCGGAAGGtgttgctggctgctggctgcgcACTGGCCCTGGTGCTGGCTCTGCAACTTGGGCAGCAAGTGTTGGAGTGCCGGGCGGTGCTCGGGGGCGCGCGGAACCCACGCAGGATGCGCCCGGAGCAGGAGGAACTGGTGATGCTTGGGGCCGACCAGGTGGAGTACCGCTATGGCAAGGCCATGCCGCTCATCTTCGTGGGTGGCGTGCCTCGCAGCGGCACCACCCTCATGCGCGCCATGCTGGACGCGCACCCTGAGGTGCGCTGCGGAGAGGAGACGCGCATCATCCCCCGCGTGCTGGCCATGCGGCAGGCCTGGTCCAAGTCTGGCCGGGAGAAGCTGCGGCTGGACGAGGCGGGTGTGACGGACGAGGTGCTGGATGCCGCCATGCAGGCCTTCATCCTGGAGGTGATTGCCAAGCACGGGGAGCCGGCGCGCGTGCTGTGTAACAAGGACCCCTTCACACTCAAGTCCTCCGTCTACCTGGCACGCCTGTTCCCCAACTCCAAGTTTCTGCTGATGGTGCGCGACGGCCGGGCCTCCGTGCACTCGATGATCACTCGCAAGGTCACCATTGCGGGCTTCGACCTCAGCAGCTACCGAGACTGTCTCACCAAGTGGAACAAGGCCATCGAGGTGATGTACGCGCAGTGCATGGAGGTGGGCAGGGACAAATGCCTGCCCGTGTACTACGAGCAGTTGGTGCTGCACCCCCGGCGCTCGCTCAAGCGCATCCTGGACTTCCTGGGCATCCCCTGGAGTGACACTGTCCTGCACCACGAGGACCTCATTGGCAAGCCTGGGGGCGTCTCCTTGTCCAA GATCGAGCGGTCCACAGACCAGGTCATCAAACCCGTGAACTTGGAAGCACTCTCCAAGTGGACCGGCCACATCCCTGGGGACGTGGTGAGGGACATGGCCCAGATTGCCCCCATGCTGGCTCGGCTTGGCTACGACCCGTATGCAAACCCGCCCAACTATGGGAACCCTGACCCGATTGTCATCAACAACACACACCGG GTCTTGAAAGGAGACTATAAAACGCCAGCCAATCTGAAAGGATATTTTCAG GTGAACCAGAACAGCACCTCCCCGCACCTGGGAAGCTCGTGA
- the Srrd gene encoding LOW QUALITY PROTEIN: SRR1-like protein (The sequence of the model RefSeq protein was modified relative to this genomic sequence to represent the inferred CDS: deleted 2 bases in 2 codons) produces the protein MAAVAAAAAAPEPWSAVAPRKKRPAGSRRPRRDQGRARGARAEPEADGEAVRRRLREAEEDLRISDFCSSALETITQCLRKQLEQLQGLTEALGRLCLGSSPGGSGEPVATSTCPVKCVCYGLGNFASCVTARSQLAFMLLLLEKCQIPRSRCWVYDPLFSQAEVSVLTSLGVTVLSENEEGKHSIQGQPTVFYMPHCGTALYNNLLWSNWSVDALSRMVIIGNSFRGLEERLLSRILQNNYAYVAKILKSLEELPLPQTPQYMDTFNDISVHWFPLLKLEGLPRDLWASQEEPDYQDCEDLEIIRKQTDELSWCSGHYLPPGPGAMVQTMPSPVPGQEYRPAGEITSHPALVAGSPKQRHCL, from the exons ATGGCAGCggtcgcggcggcggcggcggcgccggaGCCCTGGAGCGCCGTGGCTCCGCGGAAGAAGCGCCCCGCGGGGAGCAGGCGGCCGCGGCGGGACCAGGGGCGGGCCCGCGGGGCCCGAGCCGAGCCCGAGGCGGACGGCGAGGCTGTGCGGCGCCGCCTGCGGGAGGCCGA GGAGGACCTGCGGATCTCTGATTTCTGCAGTTCAGCACTGG AAACCATCACCCAGTGTCTTAGAAAACAACTGGAGCAGCTGCAGGGTCTAACGGAAGCCCTGGGAAGGCTGTGCCTCGGCTCATCACCTGGCGGGTCGGGAGAGCCCGTGGCCACGAGCACTTGCCCTGTGAAATGTGTGTGCTACGGCCTGGGGAACTTTGCCTCCTGTGTCACTGCTCGGAGCCAGCTCGCTTTTATGCTTCTCCTCCTGGAGAAGTGCCAG ATCCCCAGAAGCCGCTGCTGGGTCTATGACCCTCTGTTCAGCCAAGCTGAAGTTTCAGTACTCACTTCCCTCGGGGTGACTGTCCTCAGTGAGAATGAG gaagGCAAGCACAGTATCCAAGGCCAGCCCACCGTCTTCTACATGCCACACTGTGGTACAGCTCTGTACAACAATCTGCTGTGGAGCAACTGGTCCGTAGATGCCCTTTCCAGGATGGTCATCATTGGGAACAGTTTCCGCGGCCTCGAGGAAAG gttGTTGTCGAGGATTCTGCAGAACAATTATGCCTACGTTGCGAAG ATTCTGAAAAGCCTGGAGGAGCTGCCACTGCCTCAGACTCCGCAGTACATGGACACTTTTAATGACATCTCCGTCCACTGGTTCcctctcctgaaactggagggACTGCCCAGGGACCTGTGGGCATCTCAGGAAGAGCCCGATTACCAGGACTGTGAGGACCTGGAGATCATCAGGAAACAGACAGAC GAGCTCAGCTGGTGTAGCGGGCACTACCTGCCGCCTGGGCCGGGAGCCATGGTGCAGACCATGCCGTCTCCTGTGCCGGGCCAGGAATACCGCCCA GCTGGTGAGATCACATCACATCCTGCCCTGGTGGCCGGGTCTCCCAAACAGAGACATTGTTTGTAA
- the Tfip11 gene encoding tuftelin-interacting protein 11: MSLSHLYRDGEGHLDDDDDERENFEITDWDLQNEFNPNRQRHWQTKEEATYGVWAERDSDEERPSFGGKRARDYSAPVNFISAGLKKGAAEEVDSEDSDDDEKPAKQEEFPKDLGPKKLKTGGNFKPSQKGFAGGTKSFMDFGSWERHTKGIGQKLLQKMGYVPGRGLGKNAQGIINPIEAKQRKGKGAVGAYGSERTTQSLQDFPVADSEEEAEEEFQKELSQWRKDPSGSKKKPKYSYKTVEELKAKGRISKKLTAPQKELSQVKVIDMTGREQKVYYSYSQISHKHSVPDEGLPLLAQLPPTAGKEAKVPGFALPELEHNLQLLIERTEQEIIQSDRQLQHERDMVVSLSHELEKTAEVLAHEERVISNLSKVLALVEECERRMQPHGTDPLTLDECARIFETLQDKYYEEYRLADRADLAVAIVYPLVKDYFKDWHPLEDGSYGTQIISKWKSLLENDQLLSHSSQDLSSDAFHRLMWEVWMPFVRNVVAQWQPRNCEPMVDFLDSWAHIIPVWILDNILDQLIFPKLQKEVDNWNPLTDTVPIHSWIHPWLPLMQARLEPLYSPVRSKLSSALQKWHPSDASAKLILQPWKEVLTPGSWEAFMLRNIVPKLGMCLGELVINPHQQHMDAFYWVMDWEGMISVSSLVGLLEKHFFPKWLQVLCSWLSNSPNYEEITKWYLGWKSMFSDQVLAHPSVKDKFNEALDIMNRAVSSNVGAYMQPGARENIAYLTHTERRKDFQYEAMQERREAENMAQRGIGVAASSVPMNFKDLIETKAEEHNIVFMPVIGKRHEGKQLYTFGRIVIYIDRGVVFVQGEKTWVPTSLQSLIDMAK; this comes from the exons ATGTCACTGTCCCACCTGTACCGGGACGGCGAAGGCCACCtggatgatgacgacgacgagcGTGAGAACTTTGAGATCACAGACTGGGATCTCCAGAATGAGTTCAACCCCAACAGGCAGCGCCACTGGCAGACCAAGGAGGAGGCCACCTATGGGGTGTGGGCTGAGCGTGACTCGGACGAGGAGAGGCCCAGCTTTGGAGGCAAACG GGCTCGAGACTATTCTGCGCCCGTCAACTTCATCAGCGCAGGGCTCAAGAAAGGGGCGGCTGAGGAAGTGGACTCTGAGGACTCTGATGATGATGAGAAGCCTGCAAAGCAGGAGGAGTTTCCGAAGGATTTGGGACCAAAGAAGTTAAAGACG GGCGGCAATTTTAAGCCCAGCCAGAAAGGCTTTGCCGGAGGAACCAAGTCCTTCATGGACTTTGGCAGCTGGGAGCGGCACACGAAGGGGATCGGGCAGAAGCTGCTGCAGAAGATGGGCTATGTCCCCGGGCGGGGCCTGGGGAAGAACGCACAAG GTATCATCAACCCCATTGAAGCCAAGCAGAGAAAAGGCAAAGGGGCCGTGGGGGCCTACGGCTCAGAGCGGACCACTCAGTCTCTGCAGGACTTCCCCGTGGCTGACTCGGAGGAGGAGGCTGAAGAG gagtTTCAGAAGGAGCTGAGCCAGTGGAGGAAAGACCCCAGTGGGAGCAAGAAGAAGCCAAAGTACTCTTACAAGACTGTGGAGGAGCTGAAGGCCAAGGGTAGGATCAGCAAGAAGCTCACAGCGCCTCAGAAGGAGCTGTCTCAGGTCAAG GTGATCGACATGACAGGCCGGGAGCAGAAGGTGTACTACAGTTACAGCCAGATCAGCCACAAGCACAGCGTGCCCGACGAGGGGCTGCCGTTGCTGGCGCAGCTGCCCCCCACAGCCGGCAAGGAAGCCAAGGTGCCAGGCTTTGCGCTGCCCGAGCTGGAGCATAACCTGCAGCTGCTCATTGAGCGCACGGAGCAGGAGATCATCCAGAGTGACCGCCAGCTGCAGCATGAGCGGGACATGGTGGTCAGCCTGTCCCACGAGCTTGAGAAGACCGCCGAGGTCCTGGCACACGAGGAGCGCGTCATCTCCAACCTCAGCAAGGTGCTGGCCCTGGTGGAGGAGTGTGAGCGCCGCATGCAGCCCCATGGCACTGACCCCCTCACGCTGGATGAGTGTGCCCGCATCTTTGAGACACTGCAGGACAAGTACTATGAGGAGTACCGCCTGGCCGACCGAGCAGATCTTGCCGTGGCCATCGTCTACCCACTTGTGAAGGACTACTTCAAAGACTGGCACCCCCTCGAG GATGGCAGCTATGGCACCCAGATCATCTCCAAGTGGAAGAGCCTCCTGGAGAACGACCAGCTTCTGTCTCACAgcagccaggacctgtcctcagacGCCTTCCACAG GCTCATGTGGGAGGTCTGGATGCCTTTTGTTCGGAATGTTGTCGCCCAGTGGCAGCCCAGGAACTGTGAGCCGATGGTGGACTTCCTGGACAGCTGGGCACACATCATCCCTGTGTGGATCCTGGACAATATCCTGGACCAGCTCATCTTCCCCAAGCTGCAGAAGGAG GTGGACAACTGGAACCCCTTGACAGACACTGTTCCCATCCATTCGTGGATCCATCCGTGGCTGCCCCTCATGCAGGCCCGCCTGGAGCCGCTCTACTCCCCCGTCCGCAGCAAGCTGTCCAGCGCGCTGCAGAAGTGGCACCCCAGTGATGCCTCAGCCAAGCTCATCCTGCAGCCTTGGAAAGAGGTCCTCACCCCCGGGTCCTGGGAGGCCTTCATGCTCAGGAACATTGTGCCCAAGCTGG GCATGTGCCTGGGCGAGCTCGTCATCAACCCCCACCAGCAGCACATGGACGCCTTCTACTGGGTGATGGACTGGGAAGGGATGATTTCTGTCTCCAGCCTGGTGGGGCTGCTGGAGAAGCATTTCTTCCCCAAGTGGCTTCAG GTGCTGTGCTCCTGGCTCAGTAACAGCCCCAATTACGAGGAGATCACCAAGTGGTACCTGGGCTGGAAATCCATGTTCTCAGACCAGGTGCTGGCACACCCCTCCGTCAAGGACAAGTTCAACGAAGCACTTGACATCATGAACAGGGCTGTGTCCTCCAACGTGG GTGCCTACATGCAGCCAGGTGCGCGAGAGAACATTGCCTACCTCACCCACACAGAGCGCAGGAAGGACTTCCAGTATGAGGCCATGCAGGAGCGCCGTGAGGCTGAGAACATGGCTCAGAGGGGCATCGGGGTGGCTGCCAGCTCCGTGCCCATGAACTTCAAGGACCTCATTGAGACCAAGGCGGAGGAGCACAACATCGTGTTCATGCCCGTCATTGGCAAGCGGCACGAGGGCAAGCAGCTCTACACCTTTGGCCGCATCGTCATCTACATCGACCGGGGCGTGGTGTTCGTGCAGGGCGAGAAGACCTGGGTGCCCACCTCCCTGCAGAGCCTCATAGACATGGCCAAGTAA
- the Tpst2 gene encoding protein-tyrosine sulfotransferase 2 isoform X1 → MGGVSSLVKTAEPGSRRTVGTGRPAEQAQGPVLGNEGTQGRCTRGRPADPSMRRAPCLGLGPWLGMRLTVRKVLLAAGCALALVLALQLGQQVLECRAVLGGARNPRRMRPEQEELVMLGADQVEYRYGKAMPLIFVGGVPRSGTTLMRAMLDAHPEVRCGEETRIIPRVLAMRQAWSKSGREKLRLDEAGVTDEVLDAAMQAFILEVIAKHGEPARVLCNKDPFTLKSSVYLARLFPNSKFLLMVRDGRASVHSMITRKVTIAGFDLSSYRDCLTKWNKAIEVMYAQCMEVGRDKCLPVYYEQLVLHPRRSLKRILDFLGIPWSDTVLHHEDLIGKPGGVSLSKIERSTDQVIKPVNLEALSKWTGHIPGDVVRDMAQIAPMLARLGYDPYANPPNYGNPDPIVINNTHRVLKGDYKTPANLKGYFQVNQNSTSPHLGSS, encoded by the exons ATGCACACGAGGTAGGCCTGCTGACCCGTCCATGAGGCGGGCCCCCTGCCTGGGCCTGGGCCCCTGGCTGGGCATGCGCCTGACGGTGCGGAAGGtgttgctggctgctggctgcgcACTGGCCCTGGTGCTGGCTCTGCAACTTGGGCAGCAAGTGTTGGAGTGCCGGGCGGTGCTCGGGGGCGCGCGGAACCCACGCAGGATGCGCCCGGAGCAGGAGGAACTGGTGATGCTTGGGGCCGACCAGGTGGAGTACCGCTATGGCAAGGCCATGCCGCTCATCTTCGTGGGTGGCGTGCCTCGCAGCGGCACCACCCTCATGCGCGCCATGCTGGACGCGCACCCTGAGGTGCGCTGCGGAGAGGAGACGCGCATCATCCCCCGCGTGCTGGCCATGCGGCAGGCCTGGTCCAAGTCTGGCCGGGAGAAGCTGCGGCTGGACGAGGCGGGTGTGACGGACGAGGTGCTGGATGCCGCCATGCAGGCCTTCATCCTGGAGGTGATTGCCAAGCACGGGGAGCCGGCGCGCGTGCTGTGTAACAAGGACCCCTTCACACTCAAGTCCTCCGTCTACCTGGCACGCCTGTTCCCCAACTCCAAGTTTCTGCTGATGGTGCGCGACGGCCGGGCCTCCGTGCACTCGATGATCACTCGCAAGGTCACCATTGCGGGCTTCGACCTCAGCAGCTACCGAGACTGTCTCACCAAGTGGAACAAGGCCATCGAGGTGATGTACGCGCAGTGCATGGAGGTGGGCAGGGACAAATGCCTGCCCGTGTACTACGAGCAGTTGGTGCTGCACCCCCGGCGCTCGCTCAAGCGCATCCTGGACTTCCTGGGCATCCCCTGGAGTGACACTGTCCTGCACCACGAGGACCTCATTGGCAAGCCTGGGGGCGTCTCCTTGTCCAA GATCGAGCGGTCCACAGACCAGGTCATCAAACCCGTGAACTTGGAAGCACTCTCCAAGTGGACCGGCCACATCCCTGGGGACGTGGTGAGGGACATGGCCCAGATTGCCCCCATGCTGGCTCGGCTTGGCTACGACCCGTATGCAAACCCGCCCAACTATGGGAACCCTGACCCGATTGTCATCAACAACACACACCGG GTCTTGAAAGGAGACTATAAAACGCCAGCCAATCTGAAAGGATATTTTCAG GTGAACCAGAACAGCACCTCCCCGCACCTGGGAAGCTCGTGA